A genomic window from Arthrobacter sp. FW305-BF8 includes:
- a CDS encoding Rv2175c family DNA-binding protein: MSTVETLVGDWLPLPDVAQLLDVSITKVHGLLDERALAALRIGERRIRSVPAAFLQDGHVVDSLKGTIVVLADAGFSDEELIGWLFTPDESLRGRPIDALREGRKTEIRRRAQSLAW, from the coding sequence GTGAGTACTGTAGAAACCCTTGTAGGCGACTGGTTGCCCCTGCCCGACGTTGCCCAGTTGTTGGATGTGTCCATTACCAAAGTCCACGGGCTTCTTGATGAGCGGGCGCTGGCCGCCCTGCGGATCGGGGAACGCCGGATCCGTTCGGTGCCGGCGGCATTCCTCCAGGACGGCCACGTCGTGGACAGCCTCAAGGGCACCATCGTTGTGCTGGCAGACGCGGGCTTCTCGGACGAAGAGCTTATCGGCTGGCTCTTTACCCCTGACGAGTCACTGCGCGGGCGGCCCATCGATGCCCTCCGTGAGGGTCGCAAGACAGAAATCCGCCGCCGGGCGCAGTCCCTGGCTTGGTAG
- the rsmH gene encoding 16S rRNA (cytosine(1402)-N(4))-methyltransferase RsmH — MTEPDQPKPTSERHVPVLKDRCINLLAPGFEAARLRGETPVAIDATLGMGGHSEAMLQRFPDLHLVGIDRDEEALALAGERLKPFAARTDLVHAVYDEIAEVLEDLGIPEVHGILMDLGVSSLQLDERERGFAYSFDAPLDMRMDTSRGQTAADVVNNYSEEELVRIIRKWGEEKFAGRIANRIVAARAAKPFTTTGELVEQIRAVVPAAAAKSGGHPAKRTFQALRIEVNEELEVLERAVPAAVDATALGGRIVVMSYHSLEDKIVKGVFQARSKSSAPLGFPVELEEHKAELKTLTKGTEVPTAVEIAENSRAASARLRAVERIRARRAT, encoded by the coding sequence ATGACAGAACCCGACCAGCCGAAGCCCACGTCCGAACGCCATGTACCGGTCCTGAAGGACCGGTGCATCAATCTTTTGGCGCCCGGATTCGAGGCGGCACGCCTGCGCGGTGAAACGCCGGTGGCCATTGACGCCACGCTCGGGATGGGTGGGCACTCTGAAGCCATGCTCCAGCGCTTTCCGGACCTGCACCTCGTGGGCATCGACCGTGACGAAGAAGCGCTGGCACTGGCGGGGGAGCGGCTCAAGCCCTTCGCGGCCCGCACGGACCTGGTCCACGCTGTTTACGACGAAATCGCCGAGGTGCTGGAGGACCTCGGCATTCCGGAGGTCCACGGCATCCTGATGGACCTCGGGGTCTCGTCCCTGCAGCTCGACGAGCGCGAACGCGGTTTCGCCTATTCCTTTGACGCACCCCTGGACATGCGGATGGACACCAGCCGCGGCCAGACTGCGGCGGACGTCGTAAACAACTACAGCGAAGAGGAACTGGTCAGGATCATCCGCAAGTGGGGTGAGGAAAAGTTCGCGGGGCGCATCGCCAACAGGATCGTTGCCGCCCGGGCAGCAAAGCCGTTCACCACCACGGGGGAACTCGTCGAGCAGATCAGGGCGGTGGTTCCGGCTGCCGCAGCCAAGTCCGGCGGACATCCGGCTAAGCGCACCTTCCAGGCCCTGCGCATCGAGGTCAACGAGGAACTCGAGGTCCTCGAGCGTGCTGTTCCGGCGGCGGTGGACGCCACCGCGCTCGGCGGCCGCATCGTCGTGATGTCCTACCACTCGCTGGAAGACAAGATCGTCAAGGGCGTTTTCCAAGCCCGCTCCAAATCATCTGCTCCGCTCGGTTTCCCCGTGGAGCTTGAAGAACACAAGGCCGAACTCAAAACCCTGACCAAAGGCACCGAGGTGCCTACCGCCGTCGAGATCGCAGAGAATTCGCGCGCAGCATCAGCCCGGCTGCGCGCAGTGGAACGCATCAGAGCCAGGAGAGCAACATGA
- a CDS encoding DUF3040 domain-containing protein, with amino-acid sequence MPLSEHEQKLLEQLERQLHEDDPKFANSMGSDPGRSWSTRHIVIGVLATLAGVLLLLVGVSLQNIFVGVLGFVVMGAGVYFATMRSVAAGKAKAGGHGRKSKSKSSFMNSLEERWDERRRGES; translated from the coding sequence ATGCCGCTCTCGGAGCACGAACAGAAGCTGCTCGAGCAACTCGAGAGGCAACTGCATGAGGACGATCCCAAGTTTGCCAATTCCATGGGCTCGGATCCCGGCCGCAGCTGGTCCACCCGGCACATCGTAATTGGCGTACTGGCCACACTGGCCGGGGTGCTGCTCCTCCTGGTAGGGGTCTCCCTCCAGAACATATTCGTAGGGGTCCTCGGGTTCGTCGTCATGGGCGCCGGAGTTTACTTTGCCACGATGCGCAGCGTTGCGGCCGGCAAAGCGAAGGCCGGCGGGCATGGCCGGAAGTCCAAGAGCAAGAGCTCCTTTATGAACAGCCTCGAGGAACGCTGGGATGAAAGGCGCCGCGGGGAGTCCTGA
- the mraZ gene encoding division/cell wall cluster transcriptional repressor MraZ — MFLGTHSPRLDEKGRIILPAKFREELAGGLVLTRGQERCIYVFSEQEFARVHEQIREAPISNKSARDYIRVFLSGASDEVPDKQGRVTIPPALREYAGLGRELAVIGAGTRAEIWDAQAWNEYLAEKETSFSETDNPIAGIL; from the coding sequence GTGTTCCTTGGGACACACTCGCCGCGTCTTGACGAAAAGGGCAGGATCATTCTTCCCGCCAAGTTCCGTGAGGAACTTGCCGGCGGACTTGTTCTCACGCGAGGCCAGGAGCGCTGCATCTACGTCTTCAGCGAGCAGGAATTCGCGAGGGTACACGAGCAGATCCGGGAGGCTCCGATCTCCAACAAGTCGGCTCGTGACTACATCCGGGTTTTTCTCTCTGGAGCCTCGGACGAGGTACCTGACAAGCAGGGGCGCGTGACCATTCCTCCCGCGCTCCGGGAGTATGCAGGGCTCGGCAGGGAGTTGGCCGTAATTGGGGCCGGCACCCGCGCGGAGATCTGGGATGCCCAGGCCTGGAATGAGTACCTGGCGGAGAAGGAAACCTCCTTCTCTGAAACTGACAACCCCATCGCCGGCATCCTTTAG
- the dinB gene encoding DNA polymerase IV, which produces MHVDMDAFFVSVELRARPDLRGRPVIVGFPAERSVVLSASYEARRFGVKSAMPMAVAHRLCPQAVIIEPRHKLYYEVSGQLMGIFESITELVEPLSVDEAFLDVGGAIRRLGPPSEIGQLIRRRVASELGITASVGIAASKFVAKIASTRCKPDGLLLIRPEQTVPYLHSLPVNALWGVGGKTAEVLARMGIRTVADVAATPVSSLKKVLGATGEHVHRLSWGIDSRTVTPVRVEKSIGAEETFALDTADDALLHRELLRLSHRTAERLRASGLVARTVALKLRYADFSTVTRSRTVHTPLDSAQLIYAVAIQLLESLGSRPLMVRLVGVRAEQLEAAAQTSLQLSLDRRDDNWRAAEQALDKVAEKFGSKSVLPARLLEPGSRNP; this is translated from the coding sequence ATGCACGTCGATATGGACGCTTTTTTTGTCTCGGTGGAGCTGCGCGCCCGCCCTGATCTGCGGGGCCGGCCGGTCATAGTGGGTTTTCCGGCGGAGCGTTCCGTCGTGCTGTCTGCTTCGTATGAGGCCCGCAGGTTCGGCGTGAAGTCGGCGATGCCCATGGCGGTGGCCCACCGGCTGTGTCCGCAGGCCGTTATCATCGAGCCCAGGCACAAGCTGTACTACGAGGTCTCCGGCCAGCTGATGGGCATCTTCGAGTCCATTACCGAGCTCGTTGAGCCGCTCAGCGTGGACGAGGCGTTCCTTGACGTCGGAGGGGCCATCCGCAGGCTAGGTCCGCCGAGTGAAATAGGGCAGCTGATCCGAAGGAGGGTCGCCAGCGAGCTGGGCATTACGGCGTCAGTGGGGATTGCCGCCAGCAAGTTTGTGGCCAAGATCGCTTCCACCCGGTGCAAGCCGGATGGGCTGCTGCTCATCCGGCCGGAGCAGACCGTCCCGTATCTTCACAGCCTTCCGGTCAACGCCCTGTGGGGTGTTGGAGGCAAGACTGCTGAAGTGCTGGCCCGCATGGGGATCCGTACCGTGGCCGATGTCGCCGCGACGCCGGTATCCTCGCTCAAGAAGGTGCTGGGCGCCACCGGCGAACACGTCCACCGTCTCTCCTGGGGTATCGACAGCCGGACGGTCACCCCGGTGCGGGTAGAGAAGAGCATCGGGGCGGAGGAAACGTTCGCCTTGGACACAGCGGACGATGCCCTGCTGCACCGCGAGCTGCTGCGACTGTCCCACCGCACTGCCGAGCGGCTGCGCGCTTCCGGGCTGGTGGCACGGACTGTGGCGCTCAAGCTGCGGTACGCCGATTTCTCCACGGTGACCCGAAGCCGCACGGTGCACACGCCACTGGACAGCGCGCAGCTGATCTACGCCGTGGCCATCCAGCTGCTGGAGTCGCTGGGCAGCCGGCCCCTCATGGTCCGGCTAGTGGGTGTCCGTGCGGAGCAGCTCGAAGCGGCCGCCCAGACCTCCCTTCAGCTGAGCCTGGACAGGCGCGACGACAACTGGCGGGCCGCTGAACAGGCACTGGACAAGGTGGCGGAGAAGTTCGGCAGCAAGTCCGTGCTTCCGGCCCGGCTGCTTGAGCCGGGAAGCCGCAACCCCTGA
- a CDS encoding polyprenyl synthetase family protein, which produces MMVAEQLRVEQADFVAAVAGKLTDFLTTRQSIMTAISPDIDPIMGSISNLVTGGKRLRALMCYWGWRGAGGPASAEDIVTAGAALELFQAAALIHDDIIDRSDTRRGGPSVHRRFIQLHESQGWALDSERFGHAAAILAGDLCLSFSEEAFTDIGATAASGSRARLIFNLMRSEVMAGQYLDILEEVAGPVRDRAGAVSRAQSIIRFKSAKYSTEHPLALGGALGGASDELLRGYSAFALPLGEAFQLRDDVLGVFGDPVTTGKPAGDDLREGKRTVLVAFALDLATPEESAFIDSKLGSPELSEDDVAEIRRIIADCGALQATEVLIEEFGAAAYAALELLPLEDLPKTALRRLAEATVSRAA; this is translated from the coding sequence GTGATGGTGGCCGAGCAGCTTCGCGTGGAGCAGGCGGACTTCGTGGCCGCCGTAGCGGGAAAGCTGACAGACTTCCTGACCACCCGGCAGTCGATCATGACCGCCATCTCGCCGGATATCGATCCCATCATGGGATCCATCTCCAACCTGGTCACCGGCGGAAAGCGGTTGCGCGCCCTTATGTGCTACTGGGGATGGCGCGGAGCGGGCGGTCCTGCCTCCGCCGAGGACATCGTCACAGCAGGCGCGGCCCTTGAGCTGTTCCAAGCCGCCGCCCTGATCCACGATGACATCATTGACCGGTCGGACACCCGCCGGGGCGGACCCAGCGTGCACCGCCGCTTCATTCAACTACACGAGTCCCAGGGCTGGGCCCTCGACAGCGAACGCTTCGGCCACGCCGCAGCCATCCTGGCCGGCGACCTGTGCCTGTCCTTCAGCGAGGAAGCCTTCACCGACATCGGCGCAACGGCGGCCTCAGGAAGCAGGGCAAGGCTGATCTTCAACCTGATGCGTTCGGAGGTCATGGCGGGCCAGTATCTGGACATCCTCGAAGAGGTGGCCGGGCCGGTCCGGGACCGTGCAGGGGCTGTCAGCCGCGCCCAGTCAATCATCCGGTTCAAGTCGGCCAAGTACTCGACGGAACATCCGCTCGCGCTGGGCGGGGCGCTCGGCGGGGCCTCTGACGAACTGCTCCGGGGCTACTCCGCGTTCGCACTCCCCCTGGGCGAGGCCTTCCAGCTCCGCGACGACGTCCTGGGCGTCTTCGGAGACCCGGTGACCACCGGAAAACCCGCGGGAGACGACCTCCGGGAGGGCAAGCGGACAGTGCTCGTGGCCTTCGCCCTGGACCTGGCCACGCCCGAGGAGTCCGCGTTCATCGACTCAAAGCTCGGTAGCCCGGAGCTGAGCGAGGACGACGTGGCCGAGATCCGCCGAATCATTGCGGACTGCGGAGCGCTGCAGGCCACAGAGGTGCTGATCGAGGAGTTCGGCGCGGCGGCGTACGCAGCCCTCGAGCTTCTGCCGCTGGAGGACCTCCCCAAGACCGCACTCCGGCGGCTGGCGGAGGCGACGGTGAGCCGGGCCGCCTAA